A part of Rattus rattus isolate New Zealand chromosome 6, Rrattus_CSIRO_v1, whole genome shotgun sequence genomic DNA contains:
- the LOC116904421 gene encoding protein SOGA3-like, with translation MGWRVIRAIFPVDSFDVHPRTPRGPLTAPRKGPAAAGQDVQRASEGRRGGDKTSERLGPQPRLARNGVSGRRRPREGSAAARELKAGGEVRSKSRDGGDTQPPWPLLTAHAGPRRGWVGAHSRARSRETVSGSGPGKQGGALCPPAPGRAEARDRGGRAAVARARARPRPSRLLCFCFDGARVQLARVESRAAAARGAGRRRTGRGGGSQTLNSLVRKLRRGTVLWGWSQLHPRSSIWDRRHSIPASRLSPPPLLLRAGDSTEGSSGPRRTTIAPQGWCPLQEEFCLTLGIS, from the exons ATGGGTTGGCGCGTCATCCGAGCTATTTTCCCGGTGGACTCTTTTGACGTCCACCCTCGCACTCCCCGAGGCCCCCTTACCGCCCCCCGCAAAGGGCCTGCGGCTGCTGGCCAGGATGTTCAGCGGGCGAGCGAAGGAAG GCGGGGTGGGGACAAGACTTCGGAGCGCTTAGGTCCGCAGCCACGGCTCGCTCGGAACGGCGTGTCAGGGAGGAGGCGGCCACGTGAGGGGTCCGCAGCAGCTCGCGAGCTGAAGGCTGGGGGCGAAGTGCGTAGCAAGAGTCGTGACGGGGGTGACACGCAGCCGCCGTGGCCCCTGCTCACTGCCCACGCAGGGCCGCGCCGCGGGTGGGTGGGTGCGCACTCACGCGCCCGCTCCCGGGAGACCGTTTCCGGCTCAGGGCCGGGTAAACAGGGTGGTGCCCTCTGCCCTCCCGCCCCCGGCCGGGCGGAGGCGCGCGATCGTGGCGGACGGGCTGCGGTGGCGAGAGCGCGCGCGCGCCCCCGCCCGTCCCGcctcctctgtttttgttttgatggaGCCCGCGTGCAGCTGGCGCGTGTCGAGTCACGTGCCGCGGCCGCGAGAGGGGCTGGGCGCCGGCGAACCGGACGCGGGGGAGGGTCGCAGACCCTGAACAGTCTTGTCCGAAAACTACGGAGAGGTACAGTCTTGTGGGGCTGGTCGCAGTTGCACCCCAGGAGCAGTATTTGGGATCGTCGTCACAGCATCCCTGCCAGTCGGctgtcccctccacccctcctcctccggGCCGGAGACTCAACAGAGGGATCCAGCGGACCTCGCAG